The Mya arenaria isolate MELC-2E11 chromosome 16, ASM2691426v1 genome includes a window with the following:
- the LOC128221604 gene encoding uncharacterized protein LOC128221604, producing MPSIGNSDHDIVLFDTTISASRPKPPRRKIFLLKKADLQGIKDDLSDLSNIINMNDSSIEDSWKGVQYQIRKANKRFLVDTVSHDFKDNSKKFWALVKSKGQESTGVAPLKNKDGFLQSGNAARANILNDQFVSAFTRENTTNIPDMGQSGLPSMPNISVDWKGVHKLLMNLKTKKATGPDELPAIILKAAATELAPALAKLFQLSLNLGEVPQDWRNASVVPLFKKGDRHQASN from the exons ATGCCCTCCATTGGCAACAGTGACCACGATATTGTTCTTTTTGATACTACCATCAGTGCTAGTCGTCCCAAGCCACCAAGAAGGAAGATCTTTTTATTGAAGAAAGCTGACCTCCAAGGCATTAAGGACGATTTATCAGACTtatcaaacataataaacatgaaCGATTCCTCCATTGAAGATTCCTGG AAAGGAGTGCAATACCAGATACGCAAGGCCAACAAGAGATTCCTTGTGGACACAGTCAGTCACGACTTCAAGGACAACTCCAAGAAGTTTTGGGCCTTAGTCAAAAGCAAGGGACAGGAGAGTACTGGTGTTGCACCTTTAAAAAACAAGGATGGTTTCCTCCAGAGCGGCAATGCAGCCAGAGCTAACATTCTTAACGATCAGTTTGTCTCTGCATTCACCCGCGAAAATACCACCAACATTCCAGACATGGGACAAAGCGGCCTACCATCTATGCCGAACATTTCAGTTGACTGGAAGGGTGTACACAAGCTGCTGATGAACCTCAAGACCAAGAAAGCCACTGGTCCTGATGAGCTTCCAGCCATCATCCTGAAAGCAGCTGCTACAGAATTAGCCCCTGCCTTAGCAAAGCTGTTCCAGCTTTCGCTCAACCTAGGTGAAGTACCTCAAGACTGGCGGAATGCCTCGGTAGTCCCACTTTTCAAGAAGGGCGACCGACACCAAGCATCTAACTAA
- the LOC128222354 gene encoding solute carrier family 46 member 3-like isoform X1: MELEKEGEPFGSENESTPLLPENRDETATEVPSNVELGFTLRRCMLLPVILCYFLEGGMFMFLLPQYTQHVFKEKYTRHDQFSLNTTYNACANVNQSDPEYQIYLKIQRETAKWTIYYAIASLVPTIVGNIVWASLSDILGRKFVLYLTIAGAIVSIGSFALVANYKLSLYYIIIGKVLDGLTGSYTAFLAMMFTYTCDITVAGKSRTIAIVFMELLLGLTVTLASMYTGYFIEAAGFFWPSFMATCLLAAAFLILVIFVPETSGIQHQRGSQTEQLTASARVKRAMLSTIEAFKFYFTNDSKVRRLKYILLILGFLFLTIPYLNRGSMEILYQLGKPFCWSSRKIGWFASLKISIASVFGVAGTYLLQRCMKDDIIAMLGTAIGIASYVVEGFAHGSIIWLVPVLSAPTGLPIPMIRSLMSALTPADKQGALFASIGAVETLCALIGSVSNNAIYSATLTIMNGFVFEIMAAFTLIGVIFLVAYIFVARLMKDTDSRDDITITVTADQ, translated from the exons ATGGAATTAGAAAAAGAGGGCGAACCTTTTGGTTCAGAGAATGAGAGCACACCGCTTCTTCCTGAAAACAGAGATGAAACTGCAACAGAAGTTCCAAGTAATGTAGAGTTAGGCTTTACCCTGCGTCGATGTATGCTTTTGCCTGTTATCTTGTGTTATTTCCTAGAAGGAGGCATGTTCATGTTTCTGTTGCCGCAGTATACGCAGCACGTTTTTAAAGAGAAGTACACAAGACACGACCAATTCAGTTTGAACACAACTTACAACGCATGCGCGAATGTCAACCAATCGGATCCCGAATACCAGATATACTTGAAAATCCAAAGAGAAACTGCAAAATGGACGATATATTACGCAATCGCTTCACTTGTGCCTACGATTGTGGGAAACATCGTTTGGGCGTCATTGTCTGACATTCTTGGACGAAAGTTTGTCCTATACTTGACAATAGCTGGCGCAATCGTGAGCATTGGATCTTTTGCACTAGTAGCAAATTATAAATTGAGTTTATACTATATAATAATCGGTAAAGTTCTCGACGGCTTAACGGGATCATATACTGCTTTTCTTGCAATGATGTTCACTTATACTTGTGATATAACTGTAGCCGGCAAATCTAGAACAATTGCAATCGTGTTCATGGAACTATTACTCGGACTAACCGTAACATTAGCGTCCATGTATACAGGTTATTTTATTGAAGCGGCGGGATTTTTCTGGCCTTCATTTATGGCAACATGCTTACTTGCAGCTGCATTTCTGATTCTTGTAATTTTCGTCCCAGAAACTAGTGGTATTCAGCACCAAAGAGGTTCACAAACAGAACAATTGACAGCTTCAGCAAGGGTAAAACGTGCAATGCTTAGCACCATAGAAGCcttcaagttttatttcacgAACGATTCCAAAGTAAGACGACTGAAGTACATCTTATTGATCCttggatttttgtttttgacCATCCCATACCTCAACCGAGGAAGTATGGAGATTTTGTACCAGTTGGGAAAACCATTTTGTTGGTCTTCCAGGAAGATTGGATGGTTTGCTTCCCTGAAAATCTCTATAGCTTCTGTGTTTGGAGTTGCGGGCACATATCTTTTACAGAG ATGTATGAAAGATGACATTATTGCCATGCTGGGAACGGCCATCGGGATTGCGTCTTATGTTGTGGAGGGTTTCGCACATGGTTCCATCATCTGGTTAG TTCCCGTCCTCAGTGCCCCTACCGGACTTCCAATCCCGATGATTCGCAGTCTGATGTCGGCTTTGACACCTGCTGACAAACAAG GTGCGTTGTTTGCCAGTATCGGTGCAGTGGAGACCTTATGTGCTCTGATAGGATCCGTGAGCAACAACGCCATCTACTCAGCCACTCTGACGATTATGAATGGTTTTGTGTTCGAAATCATGGCTGCCTTTACCCTTATAGGTGTTATTTTTCTTGT AGCGTACATATTCGTAGCACGGCTTATGAAAGACACAGACTCGAGGGATGATATCACCATTACTGTTACTGCAGATCAGTGA
- the LOC128222354 gene encoding solute carrier family 46 member 3-like isoform X2 → MELEKEGEPFGSENESTPLLPENRDETATEVPTGKSRTIAIVFMELLLGLTVTLASMYTGYFIEAAGFFWPSFMATCLLAAAFLILVIFVPETSGIQHQRGSQTEQLTASARVKRAMLSTIEAFKFYFTNDSKVRRLKYILLILGFLFLTIPYLNRGSMEILYQLGKPFCWSSRKIGWFASLKISIASVFGVAGTYLLQRCMKDDIIAMLGTAIGIASYVVEGFAHGSIIWLVPVLSAPTGLPIPMIRSLMSALTPADKQGALFASIGAVETLCALIGSVSNNAIYSATLTIMNGFVFEIMAAFTLIGVIFLVAYIFVARLMKDTDSRDDITITVTADQ, encoded by the exons ATGGAATTAGAAAAAGAGGGCGAACCTTTTGGTTCAGAGAATGAGAGCACACCGCTTCTTCCTGAAAACAGAGATGAAACTGCAACAGAAGTTCCAA CCGGCAAATCTAGAACAATTGCAATCGTGTTCATGGAACTATTACTCGGACTAACCGTAACATTAGCGTCCATGTATACAGGTTATTTTATTGAAGCGGCGGGATTTTTCTGGCCTTCATTTATGGCAACATGCTTACTTGCAGCTGCATTTCTGATTCTTGTAATTTTCGTCCCAGAAACTAGTGGTATTCAGCACCAAAGAGGTTCACAAACAGAACAATTGACAGCTTCAGCAAGGGTAAAACGTGCAATGCTTAGCACCATAGAAGCcttcaagttttatttcacgAACGATTCCAAAGTAAGACGACTGAAGTACATCTTATTGATCCttggatttttgtttttgacCATCCCATACCTCAACCGAGGAAGTATGGAGATTTTGTACCAGTTGGGAAAACCATTTTGTTGGTCTTCCAGGAAGATTGGATGGTTTGCTTCCCTGAAAATCTCTATAGCTTCTGTGTTTGGAGTTGCGGGCACATATCTTTTACAGAG ATGTATGAAAGATGACATTATTGCCATGCTGGGAACGGCCATCGGGATTGCGTCTTATGTTGTGGAGGGTTTCGCACATGGTTCCATCATCTGGTTAG TTCCCGTCCTCAGTGCCCCTACCGGACTTCCAATCCCGATGATTCGCAGTCTGATGTCGGCTTTGACACCTGCTGACAAACAAG GTGCGTTGTTTGCCAGTATCGGTGCAGTGGAGACCTTATGTGCTCTGATAGGATCCGTGAGCAACAACGCCATCTACTCAGCCACTCTGACGATTATGAATGGTTTTGTGTTCGAAATCATGGCTGCCTTTACCCTTATAGGTGTTATTTTTCTTGT AGCGTACATATTCGTAGCACGGCTTATGAAAGACACAGACTCGAGGGATGATATCACCATTACTGTTACTGCAGATCAGTGA
- the LOC128222365 gene encoding solute carrier family 46 member 3-like, producing the protein MCECQPFGSKIPDILENPKSHCKMDDIYYAIALLVPAIVGNIIWVSLSDILGRKFGFYLTLFGAIVSNGTFSVVSYFNLSLYFIIIGKALDSLTGSYIAFLAMIYSYTCDITAPDKSRTLAIVSMELLVGITVTSASMITGYFIEAAGFFWPSLTATCLLIIAILIVLFFVPETNDIQQRRGSQTVHLTASTRVKRAMLSILEAFKIYFTNDSRVKRMKYILLVLSFLFLTIPYFNRGGMEILYQMGQPFCWSSKKIGWFAALKISTASVFGVAGTYLLQKCMTDDIIATLGTIIGIASYVVEGFAKQSIIWLVPVISATSGLPILMIRSLMSSLTPADKQGALFASIGALDTVCTLIGIVSSNDIYSATLTIMNGFVFEIMAAFSLIGVIFLVAYIFVSRLMVDTDSEDDITNRVTADE; encoded by the exons ATGTGCGAATGTCAACCATTCGGATCCAAAATACCAGATATACTTGAAAATCCAAAGAGCCACTGCAAAATGGACGATATATATTACGCTATCGCTTTACTTGTGCCTGCGATTGTAGGAAATATAATTTGGGTGTCATTGTCGGACATACTTGGACGAAAGTTTGGCTTTTACTTGACACTATTTGGCGCAATCGTAAGCAATGGAACTTTTTCGGTGGTATCATACTTTAATCTGAGCTTATACTTTATAATAATCGGTAAAGCTCTCGACAGTCTAACAGGATCGTATATTGCTTTTCTTGCAATGATATATTCTTATACTTGTGATATTACTGCACCCGACAAATCCAGAACACTCGCAATTGTTTCCATGGAACTATTAGTAGGAATTACCGTAACATCAGCGTCCATGATTACTGGTTATTTTATTGAAGCAGCGGGATTCTTTTGGCCTTCATTGACGGCAACATGCTTACTTATAATTGCGATTCTGATTGTTCTATTTTTCGTCCCTGAAACTAATGACATTCAGCAACGCAGAGGGTCACAAACAGTACATTTGACAGCTTCAACAAGAGTAAAACGTGCAATGCTTAGCATTCTAGAAGCCTTTAAGATTTATTTCACAAACGATTCCAGAGTGAAACGAATGAAGTATATCTTACTAGTCCTTAGCTTCCTGTTTCTGACCATCCCGTACTTTAATCGAGGAGGAATGGAGATTTTGTACCAGATGGGGCAGCCATTTTGTTGGTCTTCCAAGAAGATTGGTTGGTTTGCTGCCCTGAAAATCTCTACAGCGTCTGTGTTTGGAGTTGCTGGCACATACCTTTTACAAAA ATGTATGACAGATGACATTATTGCCACGCTTGGAACAATCATCGGGATTGCCTCGTATGTTGTGGAGGGTTTTGCAAAACAGTCCATCATCTGGTTAG TCCCCGTTATTAGTGCCACTTCCGGACTTCCTATCCTGATGATTCGCAGTCTGATGTCGTCTTTGACGCCTGCTGACAAACAAG GTGCATTGTTTGCCAGTATCGGGGCATTAGATACAGTATGCACTTTGATCGGAATAGTGAGTAGCAACGACATCTACTCAGCCACATTAACGATTATGAATGGTTTTGTGTTCGAGATAATGGCTGCCTTTTCCCTGATAGGAGTTATCTTTCTCGT AGCGTACATATTCGTTTCACGGCTTATGGTAGACACAGACTCGGAAGATGATATCACCAACAGGGTTACTGCAGATGAGTGA